The Parashewanella tropica genome window below encodes:
- a CDS encoding endonuclease III domain-containing protein, producing the protein MTDTSKPISKKEKVEAIIKILDELYPEVPIPLDHKDPYTLLVAVLLSAQCTDERVNQITPKLFARADNPYDMVLMTIDEIKEIIKPCGLSPMKSKGIWHLSDMIIKQHNGEVPADFAALEAMPAVGHKTASVVMSQAFGIPAFPVDTHIHRLMYRWGLSNGKSVEQTEKDAKRLFPRERWNDLHLQIIYYAREYSPARGFSLDKCVITREYGRKSFINEVLKQQSKKKK; encoded by the coding sequence ATGACTGATACCAGTAAGCCCATTTCAAAAAAAGAAAAAGTCGAAGCAATAATTAAAATTCTTGATGAGCTTTACCCTGAAGTGCCAATTCCGTTGGATCATAAAGATCCCTACACACTTCTAGTTGCGGTATTACTTTCAGCTCAGTGTACCGATGAACGTGTAAACCAAATCACGCCTAAGCTATTTGCTCGTGCTGATAACCCGTATGACATGGTGTTGATGACCATTGATGAAATAAAAGAAATCATCAAACCATGTGGTTTATCACCTATGAAGTCAAAAGGTATCTGGCACCTTTCGGATATGATAATCAAACAACACAATGGTGAAGTTCCAGCTGATTTTGCAGCGTTAGAAGCCATGCCAGCAGTAGGACACAAAACAGCGTCAGTTGTTATGTCTCAAGCCTTTGGAATACCTGCTTTCCCTGTAGATACCCACATTCACCGCCTAATGTATCGTTGGGGCTTATCTAACGGTAAAAGCGTTGAGCAAACAGAAAAAGATGCGAAGCGATTATTCCCGAGAGAAAGATGGAATGACTTACACCTTCAAATCATTTACTACGCTAGAGAATACAGTCCAGCTCGTGGCTTTTCTCTCGATAAATGCGTGATCACTCGAGAATATGGACGTAAAAGCTTTATTAATGAAGTGCTGAAACAGCAGTCAAAAAAGAAGAAATAA
- a CDS encoding electron transport complex subunit E, translating to MTNYKDITIQGLWKNNPGLVQLLGLCPLLAVTATVTNALGLGLATMVVLIGSNVLVSLVRDYVPKEIRIPVFVMIIAALVTTVQLLINAYAYELYLSLGIFLPLIVTNCVIIGRAEAFASRNNVWASAYDGLMMGVGFALVLIVLGAGREILSQGTLFSGADQLLGPWAANLTIHLWKVDTSFLLAMLPPGAFIGMGLMIAAKNVIDKKLEERKPAPVQTEITRARITKVG from the coding sequence ATGACTAATTATAAAGACATTACGATTCAGGGATTATGGAAAAACAACCCTGGCTTAGTTCAATTACTCGGCTTGTGTCCTCTGCTTGCGGTAACAGCCACTGTTACCAATGCTTTAGGTCTTGGTTTAGCGACTATGGTAGTACTGATCGGTTCTAACGTCTTGGTGTCGTTAGTGCGCGACTATGTGCCTAAAGAAATTCGAATTCCTGTGTTTGTGATGATCATTGCAGCTTTGGTGACTACGGTTCAGCTACTTATTAATGCTTACGCCTATGAGCTTTATTTGTCCTTAGGTATCTTCTTACCTCTTATTGTGACGAATTGCGTGATTATAGGTCGAGCTGAGGCCTTTGCTTCCAGAAATAATGTTTGGGCTTCGGCTTATGATGGTCTAATGATGGGTGTAGGCTTCGCACTCGTGCTAATAGTGCTCGGTGCTGGTCGTGAAATTCTAAGCCAAGGTACTCTATTTAGTGGAGCAGATCAATTACTTGGCCCTTGGGCTGCTAATCTAACGATTCATTTATGGAAGGTTGATACCTCATTTTTATTAGCAATGCTTCCACCTGGCGCATTTATAGGAATGGGTTTGATGATTGCTGCTAAAAACGTAATCGACAAAAAACTTGAAGAAAGAAAGCCTGCACCTGTTCAAACTGAAATTACTCGTGCTCGTATTACCAAAGTGGGTTAA
- the rsxG gene encoding electron transport complex subunit RsxG produces the protein MNKSIVRNGLILALFAMLCTGLVAFVDKFTADKIHAQKQAQRLKILTDIIPNDIHDNNLVQSCRLIYAPNELNTDTPVAAFVATKDQHATAIAMETYAPDGYNGKIKLILSVTKAGEILGVRTLEHNETPGLGDKIELTKSDWVHEFTSKTLTKPSASKWKVKKDGGDFDQFTGATITPRAYVKAVHKALTYISSHFDDIQRQTRSCEEQND, from the coding sequence ATGAATAAAAGTATTGTAAGAAATGGTCTTATCCTCGCGCTTTTTGCCATGCTATGTACGGGGTTAGTCGCTTTTGTCGATAAGTTTACCGCCGATAAAATACATGCTCAGAAGCAAGCTCAGCGTCTTAAGATCTTAACTGATATCATTCCAAACGATATTCATGATAATAACTTAGTACAAAGCTGCCGCTTGATTTATGCTCCCAATGAGCTCAATACAGATACACCTGTTGCTGCCTTTGTTGCGACAAAGGATCAACATGCAACCGCCATTGCAATGGAAACTTATGCGCCAGACGGTTACAACGGCAAAATAAAGCTGATTTTATCTGTGACTAAAGCAGGTGAAATATTAGGAGTGCGAACCCTAGAGCACAATGAAACTCCTGGATTAGGCGATAAAATAGAACTCACTAAGTCGGATTGGGTTCACGAATTTACGAGCAAAACGCTAACAAAACCAAGTGCTAGCAAGTGGAAAGTGAAAAAAGACGGTGGTGACTTCGATCAATTTACAGGGGCCACTATTACTCCACGCGCTTACGTAAAAGCCGTCCATAAAGCTTTAACTTATATCAGCTCTCATTTTGATGATATCCAGCGTCAAACTCGCTCATGTGAGGAACAAAATGACTAA
- the rsxD gene encoding electron transport complex subunit RsxD encodes MAFKSASSPHINTQLQTSKVMQRVLLCMLPGFAAQLYFFGWGSLIQVLLALTVAIAAEAGVMKLRNKSITFALSDYSAVVTAVLLAVAIPAMAPWWIIVIGVLFAIIFVKHLYGGLGNNIFNPAMAGYVLLLISFPVQMTNWNAPLSVAAHSPTFTDAFNAIFGLSHYATDYWKQAIDGTTMATPLDSLKTGYSLEHITSEIMKQPAFTGSIATGWFWINVGYLLGGLVMLKLKVIRWHISTGVLAALFICTSAGFLLHPDTHISPINQLFTGATMLAAFFIATDPVTAATSPKGRLIFGAMIGILVYVIRTFGGYPDAFAFAVLLANMTAPFIDYYVRPRSYGHRTS; translated from the coding sequence ATGGCATTTAAAAGCGCCTCATCGCCCCATATTAATACCCAGTTGCAAACCAGTAAGGTTATGCAGCGCGTTCTTCTGTGCATGCTTCCAGGTTTTGCAGCACAGCTCTACTTTTTCGGTTGGGGAAGCTTAATTCAAGTTCTTTTAGCCTTAACTGTGGCAATTGCAGCTGAAGCTGGAGTTATGAAACTCCGCAATAAAAGTATCACCTTTGCTCTTTCTGATTATAGTGCCGTAGTTACTGCCGTTCTTTTGGCTGTTGCCATACCAGCCATGGCACCATGGTGGATAATTGTTATCGGCGTATTGTTTGCCATCATATTTGTAAAACATCTCTATGGTGGATTAGGAAATAATATCTTTAATCCTGCAATGGCGGGTTATGTATTACTCTTGATCTCATTTCCTGTTCAAATGACCAACTGGAATGCACCGTTAAGTGTGGCTGCTCACTCTCCTACTTTTACTGATGCTTTCAATGCCATTTTCGGTTTAAGCCATTATGCTACCGATTACTGGAAACAGGCCATTGACGGAACGACGATGGCTACGCCATTAGATAGTCTGAAAACAGGTTACTCACTTGAGCACATCACTTCTGAAATAATGAAGCAACCTGCATTTACAGGAAGCATCGCCACGGGTTGGTTTTGGATAAATGTCGGCTATCTTTTAGGTGGCTTAGTCATGCTAAAACTGAAAGTGATCCGCTGGCACATAAGCACAGGCGTACTTGCCGCCCTGTTTATTTGTACAAGTGCTGGCTTTTTATTACACCCAGATACGCATATCTCGCCGATTAACCAACTGTTCACTGGCGCCACAATGTTAGCGGCATTCTTTATTGCCACAGATCCTGTTACCGCAGCCACCAGCCCTAAAGGCCGACTGATCTTTGGTGCGATGATTGGCATTTTGGTTTATGTAATTCGTACTTTTGGTGGTTATCCAGACGCATTTGCCTTTGCAGTATTACTCGCCAACATGACAGCCCCGTTTATCGACTACTATGTCAGACCGCGTAGTTATGGTCATCGAACAAGTTAA